The genome window GGACGGTCTTGAACGCGGCGTTCTCGCTGCGCGCCTCGGCGCCCGGCAGGTCCTCCGCCGTGAGGAACTTGCCCGGGACGTACCGGCCGTCGCGCTCCTCGACCCGCACGAGGAACGGCAGGTCCGTGAACCGCTGCACGTAGTGCGAGAAGTACGGCACCTGCCGGTCGACGAAGAACTCCCGGAGCGTCACGTGCCCCATCGCCATCGCGAGGGCGCCGTCCGTGCCGGGCGCGACCGCGAGCCACTCGTCCGCGAACTTCACGTTGTCCGCGTAGTCGGGGCTGACCGCGACGACCTTCTGCCCCCGGTAGCGCGCCTCGGCCATCCAGTGCGCGTCGGGGGTGCGGGTCACCGGCAGGTTCGAGCCCCACATGATCAGGTACCCCGCGTCCCACCAGTCACCCGACTCCGGGACGTCCGTCTGGTCCCCGAACACCTGCGGCGAGGCCACCGGCAGGTCCGCGTACCAGTCGTAGAACGACAGCATCGGCGCGCCGATGAGCGCGTGGTACCGGGCGCCCGCGCCGTGCGACACCATCGACATGGCGGGGATGGGCGAGAACCCCGCGACGCGGTCCGGCCCGTACGTCCTGATCGTGTGCACCTGGGCGGCGGCGACCATCTCGATCGCCTCGTCCCACGTCGCGCGCACCAGGCCGCCCTTGCCGCGGGCGCGCTTGTAGCGCCGCGCCCGGACCGGGTCGTCGACGACGTCCGCCCACGCGAGCACCGGGTCCCCCAGGCGCGCCCGCGCCTCGCGGTACATCTCGAGCAGCACGCCGCGCACGTACGGGTAGCGCACGCGCGTGGGCGAGTACGTGTACCAGCTGAACGCGGCGCCGCGCGGGCAGCCCCGCGGCTCGTACTCCGGGGAGTCGGGGCCGACCGTCGGGTAGTCGGTCTGCTGCGACTCCCACGTGATGATGCCGTCCTTGACGTACACCTTCCACGAGCACGAGCCCGTGCAGTTGACGCCGTGCGTCGAGCGCACGACCTTGTCGTGGCTCCACCGGTCCCGGTAGAACGTGTCGGCGTCGCGCCCGCCGATCTCGTGCAGCGTCCGCAGGTCCGGCGAGACCTCGGACCTGTGGAAGAACCGGCGCGTGCGCAGCAGGGCCTCCGTCACGTCACCGTCGAGCCGGGGCGGGTCGTTCTGCAGGGTCACGGTGCGAGGTCCTTCCGGGTGGACGGGTCCTGCGGGGCGTGCCGGCGCAGGTCAGGCCGGGGCGCGCCCCGCCCGTGCGGAGCGGCGGACGGGACCGCGCGTGAACCACGCGGTGAGCAGGCCGACGACGGCCAGCAGCCCCAGGCCGATGGTGTAGTCGCCGGTCCTGTCGTAGACCGCGCCCATGATCAGCGGCGGCACGAACCCGCCCAGGCCACCGGCGGCGCCGACGAGCCCGGTCACGGCACCGACCTTCTCGGCCGGTGCGAGGAGCGCCACGAGCCCGAACACCGCCCCCGAGGACGCGCCGAGCAGCGCCGCGAGACCGAGGAACGCGATCGTGCCGATCGGGACGAGCGGCAGCTCGACCGCCGCGACGGCCGCGAGCACGGCGATTCCCAGGAAGCAGACGACGAGCACCCGCGTCGCGTCGTACCGGTCCGTCAGCCCGCCGCCGACGGGCCGCATCAGCACCGCCAGGACCACGAACCCGGCGGTGCGCAGCGCCGCGTCCTCCTGCGCGAGGTCGTACGCGTTGGTGAGGTAGGTCGGCAGGTACACGCTGAACGCGACGAACCCGCCGAAGCCCACGGCGTACAGCACCGAGAGCTGACCCGTCGCGGGCAGCTTCGCGGTCGCCCACGTCCGGGCGATGAACGAGCCCTGTGCCTGCGGCCGCCCCGGGGCGTCGCGCACCAGCAGCGCCGCCAGCACCGCGTACACCGCCAGGACGCACGCGACGATGACGAAGGGCGCCTCGGGGCCCACGGTGTTGGTCAGCCGCACGGTCGTGAACGACGAGACCGCCGTGCCGCCCATGCCGAGGCCGAAGACGCCCAGCGCGATGCCGCGCCGCGCCGGCGGGTACCAGGCGTTGACCAGCGGGACGCCGATCGCGAAGGCCGTGCCGCCCAGCCCCAGGAAGAACCCGCCGACGATCATCGCCACGAAGCTCTCGGCGACGAACCCGACGTACAGCACCGGCAGGACCGTCAGGATGCTGACCACGGGGAACATGACGCGCGCCCCGACGCGGTCCGTGAGCGCCCCCACCGGGATGCGCCCGAGCGACCCCACGATGACCGGTACCGCGACGAGCGCCGACTGCTGGAACGCCGTCAGGTCGAGCCGGTCGCGGTACGCCGAGCCCAGCGGGCTGATGAGCGCCCACGCCCAGAAGTTGATGAAGAAGCCGACGGTCGCGAGGACCAGGTTGCGGGTCGAGCCCGTCGGCGTCGGGGCGGGCGCGGGCGTCGGGCCGGGTGGTGGCGCGGTGGATCGTCCTGCGCCGTCGCGTGCGTCGTCGGGTCGTACCACCGGTGCCCCCTGCTCAGACCGCTACGTCTGGATCCTTCCGGTTCGTCCGAACGTAGCAGCGCGCCGGGGCGGGGACACCCGGTGAGCCCCGACGAGTCGACCCGCCCCGCCACCCGCCCACCGCCATCCGGCACAAACCGCCCCATCCCGCCCGTGCTGCGCGCGAGCATCGACGGGTGTGAGGCGTTGCTGCCGGATTCCGGCAACGACGCCTCACGCTCTCGGCGTGACGCGCCCGACAGGACGACTGCGGCGGGCGCCCGCACCGAGCACCACCAGGCCGCAGGCCAGGACGACGAGGCCGAGCACGGCGCCGCCGGACAGCCGCTCGCCCAGCACCGCCAGCCCCAGGACGGTCGCCGTCAGCGGCTCCGCGAGCGTGAGGGTCGCGACCGTCGCGGCACCGAGCCGCGCGAGGCCGTACCCGAACAGCACGTACGCGAGGGTGGTCGTGACGAGGCCCAGCCACAGCACGGTCGCGAGGCCCGCGGGCGACGTCAGGCCACCGGTCCCGACGACCGCCAGCACGCCCAGGCTCAGCACCCCCGCGACCCCGAACATCGCGCCCATGCTCGTCGTCGAGGTCCAGCCGCCGTCGATGAGAGCCGCGCCCGCGAGCGTGTACAGCGCGTACGCGGCCCCCGCGCCGAGGGACGCGAGCACGCCGACCACGTCGACACCCCCGCCCGTCGACGCGTGGCCCGGTGCGAGCCCGAGGACGGCCACGCCGGCTGTCGCCAGCGCGGTGGCGGCCAGCCAGGTCCGGCCCGGGCGCTCGCGGCCCGTCGCCCACGCCACGATGCCCGTCAGGACCGGTGCCGAGCCCAGCGCGACGACCGTCCCCACCGCGACGCCGTTGCGGGCCGTGCCGAGGAAGAACGCGGGCTGGTAGGCCAGGACGCCCAGCGCACCGAGCGCGACGGCGAGGGACGTGCGGGTGGCGCTCGCGCGGGCGGTCACGGAGGAGCCGGGGGCCGGGCGGCCGCCGACGGGATCCGGGGGCGCCGTCCCGCGCCGTCGTGCGACGAAGGCCGCGACGGCCGCGAGCGCGATGCCCCCGACCGCGATGCGTGCGGCACCGAGCGCGACCGGGTCGCTCGCCGGTCCCAGCGCCTGCGCGGTGCCCGTGGTGCCGAAGCACACGGCCGCGAGCAGGACGGCGAGGATCGCGGGCACGCCAGATCGTCGCACGCACCCCCGGCGGGTGTGCGCTGGGCCTCGGCGGCGCGTCATGGGTACTGTCGCCGACATGGGTGACGACGTTGTGCTCCTGCAGGTCGCGGACGAGGCGGTCGGGGAGGTCGCGCGCGACGCCGACGAGCACGTGGGCCTCGTCGCACGGGTCGTGCGGGGGACGCCCGGCGCGCTGCCCGGTGACGGCGCCCCCGAGGTGCTCCTCGACGCCGCGTGGGGGCTGGCCGACCGACGTCACGGGCTGCCGATGACGCCGCGGCACCGGTTCGGCACCGCGAGCGGCTGCAAGGGCTTCACGGCGCTGGCGGTGCTCGCGCTCGTCGCCGACGGCAGGCTGGACCTGACCACGACGGCCCGCTCGCTGCTGCGCGACGACCTGCCGCTCATCGCCGACGACGTCACGGTCGAGCAGCTGCTGAGCCACCGCTCGGGGATCGGCGAGTACTTCGACGACGACGCCGACGTCAGCGACTACCTGCTCCCCGTGCCCGTGCACACGCTGGTCGACCCCGAGGACTACCTGCCGATCCTCGACGGCCACCCGCAGGTGTTCGCTCCGGGGACCGACTTCGCGTACTGCAACGGCGGGTTCGTCGTGCTGTCGATCCTCGCGCAGCGGGCGTCCGGCGTGCCGTTCCACGAGCTCGTGCGCACGCGCGTGCTCGAGCCGGCCGGCATGTCGTCGACCGGCTACCCGCGCTCCGACGCGCTGCCGGACGACGCGGCCATCGGGTACGTGCACGTCGACGGGCAGTGGCGCAGCAACGTGCACCACCTGCCGGTCGTCGGCGGCGGGGACGGCGGCGCGTACACGACGACCCTCGACATGGAGCGGTTCTGGGGCGCGCTGCTGGGCGGGCGGATCGTCCCGGACGAGCTGGTCGCGCGCATGCGCCGCGCCCCCGGCGGCGACGGCGGCCCGGCCGACGGCGAGACGTACGGCCTGGGGCTGTGGCTGCGCGACAGCGGCAGCGTCACGCTGGAGGGTGAGGACTCGGGCGTGTCGTTCTGGTCGACGCACGAGCCCGCGACCGGGCTGACGTGGACGGTCGCGGGCTCGACGTCCGCCGCCGCGTGGCCCGTGGTGCGGGCGCTGCGGGACGCCCTGGCGGGGTAAGGTGATGCGGTGCCCGGACGACGCGGGACGCAGGCCTGGGTGCCACCGGCCTGGGTGGCGTGGGGTGCCGTCGTGGTCGCGTTCGCGTTCGCGGCGGTGAGCCTGGTCTGGGCGACGGGCAGCACCGCCGGCCTGGACACCCTGGGCGGGTCGGTCGAGCGGCTGGGATGGGAACGCGACCCGTCGCTGCTCGCGGCGAACGCGGTCGCGCTCGTGCTGAAGGTCCTCGGCGGGGTGCTGGCCCTCGCGCTGGTGCAGCCGTGGGGTGAGCGGCTGCCGCGCCGTCCTCTGCTGGCGCTCGCGTGGTCCGCGGCAGCGCTGCTGGTGCTCTACGGCGCGCTGCAGGTGACGACGCTCGCCCTCGTCGCCGCGGACGTCGTCGTCCCCGACGAGGTGCTGTCGGACCGGGCGCTGCGGTGGCGCCTGCTGCTGTGGGAGCCCTGGTTCCTGGTGTGGGGGCTGCTGCTGGCCGGGGCGACGCTGCGCAGTCAGCGCCTGCGCCCGGCCTGACGAGGACTCACGACGCCGACTTCTCGGGCACCTGCCCGGCGGACGGGTCCCGGCGCCGCACCTCCCGCCGGCCCCGCGCCAGCTCCGTCTCCAGCGCGTCGAGCGGCTGTGCGAACGGGTCGAGGAACCCGGTGAGCCAGTCCTCGACGACGCTCAGTGCCTGGGGCTCGACCCGGTAGAGCCGCCGCGGCCCGTCGGCGCGCACCGTGACCACCCCGGCCCCGCGCAGGACCCGCAGGTGCTGGGACGTCGCGGGCTGCGAGATGCCGAACTCGTCGCCGGCGGCGGCGACCAGCTCACCCGCTGTGCGCTCGTCGTCGCCGAGGTGCTCCAGCAGCCGCCGCCGCACGGGCTCGGCGAGCGCCGCCAGGACGGTGTCGACCCGGGCGGCGCCCGCTCGGACCGTGCTCATCCCTCGGGTACGGCCGTGCCGGTGTAGAAGCCGAAGGTCCGTTGCCCCGCCGCCTCCGCCGACGTGGTCTCGCGTCCGTCGGCGGCGTCGGCCCGCGCCCACCCGGCGGTGGCGCGCTCGACGAACGCCTGCCCCTCGGGCGTCGTCGGCCACTCCTCGCCCACGTCCTTCGCGATCGCCTCGCCCGTCGCGAGGTGGGCTGCCAGGCCCCACAGCGCGAGGTCCCACCCGACGCCCACGGCCCCGGGGCCGAACTGCTCCCAGAACTCCGGGTCCACGTGGGCCTCGTGCCGCAGCGTCAGCTCGGTGCCGCCGTCGGCGGGGGTGAGCAGCACCTCGACCCAGCTGACCTGGCCGCCGAACTCCCAGGTCACGGCGAACCGCTCGGGCTCCCGGCACGACTCGACGACACCCCCCGCGTTGCCCTCCACCTGGTACCGGCCGCCCTCGCGCAGGTCGCCGGTGACCGGTGCGAACCAGCGC of Cellulomonas dongxiuzhuiae contains these proteins:
- a CDS encoding MFS transporter; this encodes MVRPDDARDGAGRSTAPPPGPTPAPAPTPTGSTRNLVLATVGFFINFWAWALISPLGSAYRDRLDLTAFQQSALVAVPVIVGSLGRIPVGALTDRVGARVMFPVVSILTVLPVLYVGFVAESFVAMIVGGFFLGLGGTAFAIGVPLVNAWYPPARRGIALGVFGLGMGGTAVSSFTTVRLTNTVGPEAPFVIVACVLAVYAVLAALLVRDAPGRPQAQGSFIARTWATAKLPATGQLSVLYAVGFGGFVAFSVYLPTYLTNAYDLAQEDAALRTAGFVVLAVLMRPVGGGLTDRYDATRVLVVCFLGIAVLAAVAAVELPLVPIGTIAFLGLAALLGASSGAVFGLVALLAPAEKVGAVTGLVGAAGGLGGFVPPLIMGAVYDRTGDYTIGLGLLAVVGLLTAWFTRGPVRRSARAGRAPA
- a CDS encoding DMT family transporter: MPAILAVLLAAVCFGTTGTAQALGPASDPVALGAARIAVGGIALAAVAAFVARRRGTAPPDPVGGRPAPGSSVTARASATRTSLAVALGALGVLAYQPAFFLGTARNGVAVGTVVALGSAPVLTGIVAWATGRERPGRTWLAATALATAGVAVLGLAPGHASTGGGVDVVGVLASLGAGAAYALYTLAGAALIDGGWTSTTSMGAMFGVAGVLSLGVLAVVGTGGLTSPAGLATVLWLGLVTTTLAYVLFGYGLARLGAATVATLTLAEPLTATVLGLAVLGERLSGGAVLGLVVLACGLVVLGAGARRSRPVGRVTPRA
- a CDS encoding serine hydrolase domain-containing protein, with protein sequence MGDDVVLLQVADEAVGEVARDADEHVGLVARVVRGTPGALPGDGAPEVLLDAAWGLADRRHGLPMTPRHRFGTASGCKGFTALAVLALVADGRLDLTTTARSLLRDDLPLIADDVTVEQLLSHRSGIGEYFDDDADVSDYLLPVPVHTLVDPEDYLPILDGHPQVFAPGTDFAYCNGGFVVLSILAQRASGVPFHELVRTRVLEPAGMSSTGYPRSDALPDDAAIGYVHVDGQWRSNVHHLPVVGGGDGGAYTTTLDMERFWGALLGGRIVPDELVARMRRAPGGDGGPADGETYGLGLWLRDSGSVTLEGEDSGVSFWSTHEPATGLTWTVAGSTSAAAWPVVRALRDALAG
- a CDS encoding DUF3995 domain-containing protein, which gives rise to MPGRRGTQAWVPPAWVAWGAVVVAFAFAAVSLVWATGSTAGLDTLGGSVERLGWERDPSLLAANAVALVLKVLGGVLALALVQPWGERLPRRPLLALAWSAAALLVLYGALQVTTLALVAADVVVPDEVLSDRALRWRLLLWEPWFLVWGLLLAGATLRSQRLRPA
- a CDS encoding ArsR/SmtB family transcription factor translates to MSTVRAGAARVDTVLAALAEPVRRRLLEHLGDDERTAGELVAAAGDEFGISQPATSQHLRVLRGAGVVTVRADGPRRLYRVEPQALSVVEDWLTGFLDPFAQPLDALETELARGRREVRRRDPSAGQVPEKSAS
- a CDS encoding SRPBCC family protein — translated: MAGIDALEQVGLVARELHRGERAGAPTKIVVARRTYRSTPDDVWDALTDPERLPRWFAPVTGDLREGGRYQVEGNAGGVVESCREPERFAVTWEFGGQVSWVEVLLTPADGGTELTLRHEAHVDPEFWEQFGPGAVGVGWDLALWGLAAHLATGEAIAKDVGEEWPTTPEGQAFVERATAGWARADAADGRETTSAEAAGQRTFGFYTGTAVPEG